One stretch of Tepiditoga spiralis DNA includes these proteins:
- a CDS encoding transporter substrate-binding domain-containing protein, with translation MKKVLFIIVVLFLSQVFQARTLKEIIDSGYLIIGIRNLRTSTIYQPENKENPGFCYELAKTYADYLNVKLKVHIVNLFSDYWKKDGELIFKSDKNVTPDIYNKVDIVADIITVTDKRKKYVNMIPFAENTELLFGRKESNIKKYEDLKGKKVLLLESMSFYTIFIDELKKRSIRYGFNKVYFEKDNSLHYFEKNNVFFKDKVNILLIPQDYTIPKFGFYYQVLLKNTDVSILDSFSFFPKWFNTYSLKENLKPLFPERDKIGYLSFCTSYETKELNKSLSNFISFMKKTDKYNLLFEKYIGIGYNDYKNILNVGD, from the coding sequence ATGAAAAAAGTATTATTCATTATTGTTGTTTTATTTTTATCTCAAGTATTTCAAGCAAGGACTTTAAAAGAAATTATTGATTCTGGATACTTAATTATAGGTATAAGAAATTTACGTACTTCAACAATATATCAGCCTGAAAACAAAGAAAATCCAGGTTTTTGTTATGAACTTGCTAAAACATATGCTGATTATTTAAATGTAAAATTAAAGGTTCATATTGTAAATTTGTTTTCTGATTATTGGAAAAAAGATGGTGAATTAATTTTTAAAAGTGATAAAAATGTTACGCCGGATATATATAATAAAGTAGATATTGTTGCAGATATTATAACAGTTACAGATAAAAGGAAAAAATATGTGAATATGATTCCCTTTGCAGAAAATACAGAATTATTGTTTGGTAGAAAGGAATCAAATATAAAAAAATACGAAGATTTAAAGGGGAAAAAAGTACTTCTTTTAGAAAGTATGTCATTTTATACAATTTTTATTGATGAATTAAAAAAGAGAAGTATAAGGTATGGATTCAATAAGGTTTATTTTGAAAAAGATAATTCACTTCATTATTTTGAAAAAAACAATGTATTTTTTAAAGATAAAGTCAATATATTATTGATTCCTCAAGATTATACAATACCAAAGTTTGGATTTTATTATCAAGTTCTTTTAAAAAATACAGATGTTAGCATTTTAGATTCCTTTTCTTTTTTTCCAAAGTGGTTCAATACATACTCTCTTAAAGAAAATTTAAAACCACTTTTTCCAGAAAGAGATAAAATAGGTTACTTGTCTTTTTGTACATCGTATGAAACAAAGGAGTTGAATAAATCTTTGAGTAATTTTATATCTTTCATGAAAAAAACAGATAAATATAACTTGTTATTTGAAAAATATATAGGAATAGGTTATAATGATTATAAAAATATACTTAATGTAGGTGACTAA
- a CDS encoding metal-sensing transcriptional repressor — translation MKHSKSLNVLKTAKGQIEASIRMIEDERYCIDISKQLLATIALLKKAHTQILKTHLETCVRDAAYSNNTSEIETKIKELEEVIEYINKPL, via the coding sequence ATGAAACACTCAAAGAGTTTAAATGTTTTAAAAACAGCAAAAGGTCAAATTGAAGCTTCGATAAGAATGATTGAAGATGAAAGATACTGTATTGATATTTCAAAACAATTATTGGCTACAATAGCACTTTTAAAAAAAGCTCATACGCAAATATTAAAAACACATCTTGAAACTTGTGTTAGAGATGCTGCATATTCAAATAATACATCTGAAATTGAAACAAAAATAAAAGAATTAGAAGAAGTGATTGAATATATAAATAAACCTTTATAA
- a CDS encoding heavy-metal-associated domain-containing protein: MKYIFKVEDMTCNHCKMRIEKALSEAEDIKSFNVDLKNKIVEVDSELSENVIVSIIDEIGYTAIIK; the protein is encoded by the coding sequence ATGAAGTATATTTTTAAAGTTGAAGATATGACATGTAATCATTGTAAAATGAGGATAGAAAAGGCATTAAGTGAAGCAGAAGATATAAAAAGTTTTAATGTTGATTTAAAGAATAAGATAGTGGAGGTTGATTCGGAACTTTCAGAAAATGTAATAGTTTCAATTATTGATGAAATTGGATATACTGCAATAATAAAATAA
- a CDS encoding heavy metal translocating P-type ATPase, which translates to MKEKNSTFAVKGMTCASCVRIVEKNLKKINGVKYVSVNLATEKAFIISDDSVNEEDFKKAVENAGYKMSKEIPTSDILEERFKSDFKNMKLALYITIPLMVLMIFNMSGVKIPYFEWIELFFGGFVVFFTGRKTLNGAKIAVTHFHANMDTLVSLGAIAAWITTVFAILGLNILSFGTIAAMLIGFQLTGRYIESKLKFKASKDIRSLLEMRVKNANLVIDEEIVSVPTETLKQKDIVIVRMGEKIPADGKIIEGKGSVDESMITGEPIPVEKNINAEVIGGTILNSGVIKVEVEKIGEDTFLSQMIKLIEEAQSSRVPIQGFADRVTMYFIPVVFFISLIGALIWYFNYDNLQSFLVSMSNVIPWVNPNAGALSTSIFVFVASIVIACPCALGLATPMALVAGSGVAARKGLIIKNGEAIQLAKDIDTLFLDKTGTITKGKPEVVETNISDDLFEIVASIEKNSVHPLAQAVVNYAKRKNSIKNYDFDSIEEISGSGVIGVLDNKKYYIGKSKDSNKYKNLMEKGHTVIEVSVDESVAGYISIFDPIKEDTIDAIKKIKNSGIQPIMLTGDNEITAKAVANSVGIDKFISGVKPHEKVKNIREYQINGKKVGMVGDGINDAAALKSADIGIAIGTGTDLAIESADIVIVKGKLSKVFDAIEISKVTFKKIRQNLFWAFFYNIIAIPLALSGILHPAIAEIAMTFSSINVIMNSSRINKIFK; encoded by the coding sequence ATGAAAGAAAAAAATTCTACATTTGCAGTAAAAGGGATGACTTGTGCTTCTTGTGTTAGAATAGTTGAAAAGAATTTAAAGAAAATAAATGGTGTAAAGTATGTATCTGTTAATTTAGCTACTGAAAAAGCTTTTATAATATCTGATGATAGTGTTAATGAAGAAGATTTTAAAAAGGCAGTAGAAAATGCTGGGTATAAGATGTCAAAAGAAATACCAACTTCTGATATTTTAGAAGAAAGGTTTAAAAGTGATTTTAAAAATATGAAATTAGCCCTTTATATCACAATTCCATTGATGGTTTTAATGATTTTTAACATGAGTGGTGTAAAAATCCCATACTTTGAATGGATAGAATTATTTTTTGGTGGATTTGTAGTTTTTTTTACTGGTAGAAAAACTTTAAATGGAGCTAAAATAGCAGTTACTCATTTTCATGCAAACATGGATACTCTTGTATCTTTAGGAGCTATTGCTGCTTGGATAACTACTGTATTTGCAATTCTTGGTTTAAATATACTTTCTTTTGGTACAATAGCAGCAATGTTAATAGGGTTTCAACTTACGGGAAGATACATTGAATCAAAATTAAAGTTTAAAGCTTCAAAAGATATAAGAAGTTTATTAGAAATGCGAGTAAAAAATGCAAATCTTGTAATTGATGAAGAAATAGTATCAGTTCCAACTGAAACTTTAAAACAAAAAGATATAGTTATAGTTAGAATGGGTGAAAAGATTCCTGCTGATGGAAAAATAATAGAAGGTAAAGGTTCTGTTGATGAATCAATGATTACTGGCGAACCAATACCAGTAGAAAAAAATATTAATGCTGAGGTTATTGGTGGAACAATATTAAATTCAGGAGTCATTAAGGTTGAAGTTGAAAAAATTGGAGAAGATACATTTTTAAGTCAAATGATAAAATTAATTGAAGAAGCTCAGTCTTCCAGAGTTCCTATACAAGGATTTGCAGATAGAGTAACTATGTATTTTATACCAGTCGTGTTTTTTATATCTTTGATTGGTGCATTGATTTGGTACTTTAATTATGATAACTTACAAAGTTTTTTAGTTTCAATGTCTAATGTTATACCTTGGGTAAATCCAAATGCTGGAGCTTTGTCTACGTCAATATTTGTTTTTGTTGCTTCTATTGTAATAGCATGTCCTTGTGCATTGGGATTGGCAACACCAATGGCGTTGGTTGCTGGAAGTGGAGTTGCTGCAAGAAAAGGATTAATAATAAAAAATGGAGAAGCAATACAACTTGCAAAAGACATAGATACTTTATTTTTAGATAAAACAGGAACAATTACAAAGGGAAAACCAGAAGTTGTTGAAACAAATATAAGTGATGATTTATTTGAAATAGTTGCTTCGATAGAAAAAAATTCAGTTCATCCTCTTGCTCAAGCTGTAGTTAATTATGCAAAAAGGAAAAATTCAATAAAAAATTATGATTTTGATAGTATAGAAGAAATTTCTGGAAGTGGAGTAATTGGTGTTTTGGATAACAAAAAATACTATATTGGTAAGTCAAAAGATTCTAATAAATACAAAAACTTAATGGAAAAAGGTCATACAGTTATAGAAGTTAGTGTTGATGAAAGTGTAGCTGGATACATTTCTATTTTTGATCCTATAAAAGAAGATACCATTGATGCAATAAAAAAGATAAAAAATTCAGGTATACAACCAATTATGCTCACAGGAGATAATGAAATTACAGCTAAAGCAGTGGCTAATAGTGTTGGAATAGATAAGTTTATATCTGGTGTAAAACCACACGAAAAAGTTAAAAATATTAGAGAGTATCAAATTAACGGGAAAAAGGTTGGTATGGTAGGAGATGGTATAAATGATGCAGCTGCACTTAAATCAGCAGATATAGGTATAGCAATAGGAACTGGAACTGATTTAGCAATTGAAAGTGCTGATATTGTTATAGTTAAAGGAAAATTATCAAAAGTATTTGATGCAATTGAAATTTCAAAAGTTACCTTTAAAAAAATAAGACAAAATTTATTTTGGGCATTTTTCTACAACATAATAGCAATTCCTCTTGCATTGAGTGGAATTTTACATCCTGCTATTGCTGAAATAGCAATGACTTTTAGTTCAATAAATGTAATTATGAACTCTTCGAGAATAAATAAAATTTTTAAATGA
- a CDS encoding aspartate-semialdehyde dehydrogenase yields MKIGIVGATGEVGRTMVKVIEEMNINIKELHLFASKKSAGTHIKFKKNEIIVEELTEDSMKEKYDYLLFSAGSEISKKYALIAQNHGNIIIDNSSAFRQEKNIPLVIPEINYQKLKNYKGIIANPNCSTIQMLLALNKIHKQFQIKDIYVSTYQAVSGAGKKGMNELLFQQNGSKAVSHFPTIISNNVIPVIGDIEENGFTTEEMKMINETQKIFEDNSINIYPTAVRVPVLYGHSESILFKTNKKTTLNKVKELLENSENIIYTDELITPLKVESSNMTYVSRLRKMNDSFLIWVVADNVRVGAATNAVRILLKHKELNNIE; encoded by the coding sequence ATGAAAATTGGAATTGTTGGTGCAACTGGTGAAGTGGGTAGAACCATGGTCAAAGTTATTGAAGAAATGAATATTAATATAAAAGAATTACATTTATTTGCAAGTAAAAAATCTGCTGGTACCCACATAAAATTTAAAAAAAATGAAATAATAGTTGAAGAATTAACAGAAGATTCTATGAAAGAAAAGTACGATTATTTATTATTTTCTGCTGGTAGTGAAATATCTAAAAAATATGCTTTAATTGCTCAAAATCATGGGAATATCATAATAGATAATTCTTCTGCCTTTAGACAAGAAAAAAATATTCCTCTTGTAATACCAGAAATAAATTATCAAAAATTGAAAAATTATAAAGGAATAATAGCAAATCCAAACTGTTCTACTATTCAAATGTTGCTTGCATTAAATAAAATACACAAACAATTTCAAATTAAAGATATTTATGTAAGTACCTATCAGGCAGTTTCTGGAGCTGGGAAAAAAGGAATGAATGAACTTTTATTCCAACAAAATGGCTCAAAAGCTGTATCTCATTTTCCAACAATAATTTCAAACAATGTAATTCCTGTAATTGGAGATATTGAGGAAAATGGATTTACAACTGAAGAAATGAAAATGATAAATGAAACACAAAAAATATTTGAAGATAATTCAATAAATATATATCCAACTGCTGTTAGAGTTCCTGTTTTATATGGACATTCAGAAAGCATTCTATTTAAAACAAATAAAAAAACAACTTTAAATAAAGTAAAAGAATTACTTGAAAATTCTGAAAATATAATCTATACAGATGAACTCATTACGCCACTTAAAGTTGAGTCAAGTAATATGACATATGTATCAAGATTAAGAAAAATGAATGATTCATTTTTAATATGGGTTGTTGCAGATAATGTTAGAGTTGGTGCTGCTACAAACGCAGTTAGAATTTTATTAAAACATAAAGAGTTGAATAACATTGAATAA
- a CDS encoding diguanylate cyclase: MKLKHKIFKYTLSINLIIIIIISSLFLIFFISNLKRSTLNNIYLVNTSLNNSFEECFSYIEKTLKNILENNDTIFVFDNNPIISGYAKKTLNKKFNEIIDSKYCIENMSLIQNSKTIVGDYEENKTNFFIKNDTPYIQIEKVLQSDNNRKLLLLFNLKKFYENFINNLKDNKYYYLLIKTDNEFYNLNMNEMSKLENINNFLFLKDRFYSSSVTKNLEFNIIFSKNYINNLLFWIFFIFIFLFLFSILMLIIVSNKLSNNLVRSLNKFMVFSKSIGSRDFKQFIPNEDDEDEIKELSSAFNNMSKKIEIFTKNMEQLVAERTEEIEAQNEELETQNEELEKINKKLEETSVRDGLTGLYNRRYFNEKVEEDFELAKRNGMYFQMCIIDIDHFKNINDTYGHLIGDECIKSVTTILKENLKRYTDKAFRYGGEEFVFYDISNKNENFEKLLKKIRKEVEESKCIINELEIKVTISIGACIAKPKYEDIYEKFIKEADEALYDAKEKGRNRIILRKN, encoded by the coding sequence TTGAAGTTAAAACATAAGATCTTTAAATATACTTTGAGCATTAATTTAATAATAATAATAATAATTTCAAGTTTATTTTTAATTTTTTTTATAAGTAATTTAAAAAGATCTACTTTAAATAATATTTATTTAGTGAATACCTCTTTGAATAATTCTTTTGAAGAGTGTTTTTCTTATATTGAAAAAACCTTAAAAAACATTTTAGAAAATAATGACACAATTTTTGTTTTTGATAATAATCCTATAATAAGTGGTTATGCTAAGAAAACTTTGAATAAGAAATTTAATGAAATAATTGATTCAAAATATTGTATAGAAAATATGTCTTTAATTCAAAACAGTAAAACTATTGTTGGAGATTATGAAGAAAATAAAACAAATTTTTTTATTAAGAATGATACTCCATATATACAAATAGAAAAAGTTTTGCAGTCTGATAATAATAGAAAGTTATTATTACTGTTTAATTTAAAAAAATTTTATGAAAATTTTATTAATAATTTGAAAGATAATAAGTATTATTATTTATTAATTAAAACGGATAATGAATTTTATAATTTAAACATGAATGAAATGAGTAAACTTGAAAATATTAATAATTTTTTATTTCTAAAAGATAGATTTTATTCGAGTTCCGTTACTAAAAATTTAGAATTCAATATAATTTTTTCAAAAAATTATATCAATAATTTATTATTCTGGATTTTTTTTATTTTTATATTTCTTTTTCTTTTTTCAATTTTAATGTTAATAATTGTTTCAAATAAATTATCAAATAATTTAGTGAGATCATTAAATAAATTCATGGTTTTTTCAAAGAGTATTGGTTCAAGGGATTTTAAACAATTTATTCCAAATGAAGATGATGAGGATGAAATAAAAGAACTTTCAAGTGCTTTTAATAATATGTCTAAAAAGATAGAAATATTTACTAAAAATATGGAACAATTGGTTGCAGAAAGAACTGAAGAAATAGAAGCTCAAAATGAAGAACTTGAAACTCAAAATGAAGAATTAGAAAAAATTAATAAAAAATTAGAAGAAACCTCAGTAAGAGATGGTTTAACGGGATTATACAATAGAAGATATTTTAATGAAAAAGTAGAAGAGGATTTTGAATTAGCAAAAAGAAATGGTATGTACTTTCAAATGTGTATAATAGATATAGATCATTTTAAAAATATAAATGATACATATGGGCATCTTATTGGTGATGAATGTATAAAAAGTGTTACAACAATATTGAAAGAAAATTTAAAAAGATATACAGATAAGGCGTTTAGATATGGAGGAGAAGAATTTGTTTTTTATGATATTTCAAATAAAAATGAAAATTTTGAAAAATTATTGAAAAAAATAAGGAAAGAAGTAGAAGAAAGTAAATGCATAATAAATGAATTAGAGATAAAGGTCACAATTAGTATTGGAGCATGTATAGCAAAACCTAAATATGAAGATATTTATGAAAAATTTATAAAGGAAGCTGATGAAGCTCTTTATGATGCAAAAGAAAAAGGTAGGAATAGAATTATTTTAAGAAAAAACTGA
- a CDS encoding diaminopimelate decarboxylase family protein, producing MNKIIPFSLNEIKKIKHDTPFYIYDEKGIISSLNELKNSFNWCKFKEFFAVKATPTPYILNLLKKNECGMDCSSLTELLLAQCIDSKDIMFTSNNTPMKEYQKAKELNAIINFDDIDHIDKFNKKFGMPKIASIRYTPNNIYGNKIIGFSENSKFGMPLEKLLIGYQKLKNLNVKIFGLHGMLVSNSLNEIEIIKNIELLFKTAKKIKDELNINLKFIDIGGGFGIPYNPKEEPLNLSLISKELKKLYKEILEKNNIFPEIYSENGRYVTGPHGYLITKVLHIKKSYKTYIGVDANMANLMRPGMYGAYHHITVLNNSKKLKKYDVVGSLCENNDKFAIDRELPEINEGDYLVIHDVGAHGHSMGFNYNGKLRSAEFIYSNNEFKLIRRAQTIEEYFSTIKGDDIYV from the coding sequence TTGAATAAAATTATTCCATTTTCTTTAAATGAAATTAAAAAAATAAAACATGATACTCCTTTTTATATATACGATGAAAAAGGGATAATAAGTTCACTGAATGAATTAAAAAATTCTTTTAATTGGTGCAAATTTAAAGAGTTTTTTGCTGTTAAAGCAACTCCAACTCCATATATATTAAATTTGTTAAAAAAAAATGAGTGTGGAATGGATTGTAGCTCTTTAACAGAATTACTTTTAGCTCAATGTATTGATTCAAAAGATATAATGTTTACTTCAAATAATACACCTATGAAGGAATATCAAAAAGCAAAAGAATTAAATGCAATAATAAATTTTGATGATATAGATCACATAGATAAATTCAATAAAAAATTTGGAATGCCTAAAATCGCATCTATACGATATACACCAAACAATATTTATGGAAATAAAATAATAGGTTTTTCTGAAAATTCAAAGTTTGGAATGCCTCTTGAAAAACTATTAATTGGCTATCAAAAATTAAAAAATCTAAATGTAAAAATTTTTGGATTACACGGAATGCTTGTTTCTAATTCTCTTAATGAAATAGAAATAATAAAAAATATAGAACTTTTATTTAAAACAGCAAAAAAAATAAAAGATGAATTAAACATAAACTTGAAATTTATAGATATAGGTGGAGGTTTTGGTATTCCTTATAATCCTAAAGAAGAACCATTAAATTTATCTTTAATTTCAAAAGAATTAAAAAAGTTATACAAAGAGATATTAGAAAAAAATAATATATTTCCAGAAATATATTCAGAAAATGGCAGGTATGTAACAGGTCCACATGGATATTTAATAACTAAGGTTTTACATATAAAAAAAAGTTACAAAACTTATATTGGCGTTGATGCAAATATGGCAAACTTAATGCGTCCAGGAATGTATGGTGCTTATCATCATATAACAGTATTAAATAACTCAAAAAAATTAAAAAAATATGATGTAGTAGGTTCATTATGCGAAAACAATGATAAATTTGCAATTGATAGAGAGTTACCAGAAATAAATGAAGGTGATTACTTAGTAATACACGATGTTGGAGCTCATGGACATTCAATGGGATTTAACTATAATGGAAAATTAAGGTCTGCAGAATTTATTTATTCTAATAATGAATTTAAATTAATAAGAAGAGCTCAAACAATAGAAGAGTATTTTTCAACAATAAAAGGAGATGATATTTATGTTTAA